A part of Macrobrachium nipponense isolate FS-2020 chromosome 26, ASM1510439v2, whole genome shotgun sequence genomic DNA contains:
- the LOC135200005 gene encoding uncharacterized protein LOC135200005 encodes MDKARAAKEESNSRGYKMIIVMTIIASVMLYTVGAVLTGIAYRLERGYNCTRDGLGGPEHSRLAAYGYNNALVIVGPSFMAAGGAIITIIIFQWCFCRPAIKD; translated from the exons ATGGACAAAGCGAGAGCCGCCAAGGAAGAGTCCAACTCCCGCGGCTACAAGATGATAATAGTCATGACCATCATTGCGAGCGTCATGCTGTATACGGTCGGCGCCGTTCTTACTGGCATCGCCTACCGACTAGAAAGGGGAT ACAACTGCACGCGAGACGGGCTGGGCGGGCCGGAGCACTCCAGGCTGGCCGCCTACGGCTACAACAACGCCCTGGTCATCGTCGGGCCGAGCTTCATGGCGGCCGGAGGggccatcatcaccatcatcatcttcCAGTGGTGCTTCTGCAGGCCTGCTATCAAGGACTGA